A window of the Ammoniphilus oxalaticus genome harbors these coding sequences:
- a CDS encoding Fur family transcriptional regulator, with protein MNVNKAIDLLKQEGYKFTDKREELIRIFAKQKRYMTAKEVLDFMKDAFPSLSFDTIYRNLSLFSELGIIEETELNGERRYRFQCSGADEHHHHVICLSCGKTKHLEACPLEKMVEPSDDFVITGHKFEIYGYCKTCEI; from the coding sequence ATGAATGTAAATAAAGCAATTGATCTGCTTAAACAAGAGGGTTATAAATTTACGGATAAACGTGAAGAATTGATACGTATTTTTGCCAAACAAAAAAGATATATGACGGCTAAGGAAGTGCTGGACTTTATGAAAGACGCTTTTCCAAGTCTGAGTTTTGATACGATCTATCGCAATTTATCATTGTTCTCTGAACTAGGTATAATTGAAGAAACAGAATTAAACGGAGAACGCAGGTATCGGTTTCAATGTAGCGGCGCTGATGAACATCATCACCATGTTATTTGTTTAAGCTGTGGTAAAACAAAACACTTAGAGGCTTGTCCTTTAGAGAAAATGGTAGAACCGAGCGATGATTTTGTGATTACGGGTCATAAATTTGAAATATACGGTTATTGTAAAACATGTGAGATCTAA